From Salmo salar chromosome ssa04, Ssal_v3.1, whole genome shotgun sequence, one genomic window encodes:
- the LOC106602335 gene encoding forkhead box protein E1 has protein sequence MPVVKVEKDTPSEISLPAPNPPHTITTVSGEPSRGRRRKRPLQRGKPPYSYIALISMAIANSPNHKLTLGGIYKFITERFPFYQDNSKKWQNSIRHNLTLNDCFIKIPREPGRPGKGNYWALDPNAEDMFESGSFLRRRKRFKRCDFTTYTSFVHESPVFSPVQIARSTYSSSVYGSNMAVSPPYGQHGQLPSAYYPSSSPPGFGPHCQSHMFSINTIIGHPSGCQGPEIMQQPSRSFSPEGGPAGGPSHCNLGAPAFQAQSCGGAMLSRSSGHVGFPYSGPNGHHHHPHHHPPQGSYSQGHSQGYGGSGRLHSHSSPHMAGDAVEHYGRVSPGQLGSLVQYNGAGTTSTGAYLRHPTYSGNMDRFVSAI, from the coding sequence ATGCCGGTGGTCAAAGTGGAGAAAGACACTCCTTCTGAGATCTCCCTGCCTGCTCCCAACCCCCCTCATACCATCACAACAGTGTCGGGTGAACCGTCAAGGGGCCGCCGCAGGAAGAGACCCCTCCAGCGAGGGAAGCCCCCCTACAGCTACATCGCCCTCATCTCCATGGCGATAGCCAACTCGCCCAACCATAAACTGACCCTGGGCGGCATCTACAAGTTCATCACGGAGCGGTTCCCCTTCTACCAAGACAACTCCAAGAAGTGGCAGAACTCCATCCGCCACAACCTGACCCTCAACGACTGCTTCATCAAGATCCCTAGGGAGCCAGGGAGGCCCGGGAAGGGTAACTACTGGGCCCTGGACCCCAACGCAGAAGACATGTTCGAGAGCGGCAGCTTCCTCCGGCGCAGGAAGAGGTTTAAGCGCTGTGACTTTACGACCTACACGTCATTTGTACATGAGTCCCCCGTCTTCTCGCCTGTCCAGATCGCTCGCTCGACCTACTCCAGCTCCGTGTACGGCTCCAATATGGCGGTGAGTCCCCCGTACGGCCAGCATGGTCAGCTACCCTCTGCCTACTACCCATCATCCTCGCCCCCTGGGTTCGGTCCTCACTGCCAGTCCCACATGTTCAGCATCAACACAATCATAGGGCACCCCTCCGGGTGTCAGGGGCCAGAGATAATGCAGCAGCCCAGCCGGAGCTTCAGTCCAGAGGGAGGCCCCGCTGGGGGCCCCAGCCACTGTAACCTTGGAGCCCCAGCCTTCCAGGCCCAGTCATGTGGAGGGGCCATGCTGTCCCGCTCCTCGGGCCATGTGGGGTTTCCCTACTCGGGCCCCAacggacaccaccaccacccacaccaccacccacctCAGGGCTCCTACAGCCAGGGACACAGCCAGGGGTATGGAGGGTCAGGGCGTCTCCACTCCCACTCCTCACCCCACATGGCTGGAGATGCTGTGGAGCATTATGGGAGAGTGTCCCCGGGACAGTTGGGCTCGTTGGTCCAGTATAATGGTGCAGGTACCACCAGCACTGGAGCCTACCTAAGACACCCCACGTACTCGGGGAACATGGATAGGTTCGTGTCTGCCATCTGA
- the LOC106602330 gene encoding sperm-associated antigen 5-like, protein MNGILTVYGFHGWKGALVQSEQRVCELSQALAHSEEQLSQLQRHSHSQSLQLQKLHEVRVQLNSMMEMNEFLQMENDMAREQVVESEGTLRANLQGLRERNIQCEDLKGALSHLHAEREALQAELEDSKARAQSVQLDLVEQLAQAVTDITLLHHTLRQLTNDVHTALTTKKPEVCGKDEVSQPSLPVERHPSTSFVDSIMVAITTDLAQANDTQPPLDMTEEPQAEGLGSETSAFTRLAPITPKKCQVVPPEEEQSSVVELLADLANTVSELSSTITQLRQSKDTEQEALNNTICRLQGEQQAQAHRHRAEVSELRSQLSRLQNQLGRDQVTLQNKAQEVDTMKRICSEVNEAREFLYKHKSENKELRREVADLRRSLHQSQVESQALRDELRKTGNQSAHSMHSMDDKIRLLKEVERLKRTLLEAEEGRAKLLERAKRHQMIHDTNQKKVEKELRVLDDMIETVRKTLSSVPDVVKNCKELKTLVEYLG, encoded by the exons atgaatggaattctgacTGTTTATGGTTTCCATG GTTGGAAGGGTGCGTTGGTCCAGTCAGAGCAGCGTGTATGTGAGCTGTCCCAGGCTCTGGCCCACAGCGAGGAGCAGCTGAGCCAGCTGCAGAGACACTCCCACAGCCAGAGCTTGCAGCTGCAGAAGCTCCATGAAGTCCGCGTGCAGCTCAACAGCATGATGGAGATGAACGAG TTCCTACAGATGGAGAACGATATGGCCAGGGAGCAGGTGGTGGAGAGCGAGGGGACCCTCCGGGCTAACCTACAGGGGCTCAGGGAGAGGAACATCCAGTGTGAGGACCTCAAAGGAGCCCTCAGCCACCTCCA cgctgAGAGGGAGGCTTTGCAGGCAGAGCTGGAGGACAGTAAGGCCAGAGCCCAGTCGGTCCAATTGGACCTGGTAGAGCAGCTAGCCCAGGCTGTTACTGACATCACCCTGTTAcaccacacactgagacaactGACCAACGATGTTCACACTGCTCTGACCACCAAG AAGCCAGAGGTCTGTGGTAAAGACGAGGTgtcccagccctccctccctgtcgAACGTCATCCCTCCACCTCCTTCGTGGATAGCATCATGGTGGCCATCACCACTGACCTGGCACAGGCCAATGACACACAGCCCCCCTTGGACATGACAGAGGAACCACAAGCTGAAGGGTTGGGCAGCGAGACCAGCGCCTTCACTCGCCTCGCCCCCATCACTCCTAAGAAGTGTCAAG TGGTGCCTCCAGAGGAGGAGCAGAGTAGTGTGGTGGAGCTGCTAGCAGACCTGGCTAACACAGTCTCTGAGCTCAGCTCCACCATCACACAGCTACGACAGAGCAAGGACACCGAGCAGGAGGCACTGAACAACACCAT CTGTAGGCTGCAGGGGGAGCAGCAGGCCCAGGCCCACAGACACAGGGCTGAGGTGTCGGAGCTGAGGAGCCAGCTGAGCCGTCTCCAGAACCAGCTAGGCCGGGACCAGGTGACTCTACAGAACAAGGCCCAG GAGGTTGACACTATGaagaggatctgcagtgaagtGAATGAGGCCAGGGAGTTTCTTTACAAGCACAAATCTGAGAACAAA GAGCTGCGTAGGGAGGTGGCAGACCTGCGCCGTTCACTGCACCAATCACAGGTAGAGTCCCAGGCTCTAAGGGACGAGCTAAGAAAGACCGGCAACCAATCAGCACACAGCATGCATTCCATGGACGACAAGATCCGCCTACTGAAAGAG GTGGAAAGACTAAAGAGGACTCTGTTGGAAGCTGAGGAAGGAAGAGCAAAGCTTCTGGAGAGAGCCAAGAGACAT CAAATGATCCATGACACCAACCAGAAGAAAGTGGAGAAGGAACTTCGAGTCCTTGACGATATGATTGAGACTGTCAGAAAG ACTTTGTCTTCTGTTCCTGACgttgtcaagaactgcaaggaACTCAAGACTCTAGTCGAATATCTTGGTTAA
- the LOC123742419 gene encoding uncharacterized protein has product MSTRRSHTFGETMPSTRSGERTPLKCVQNEMRHLSTPSSRLKSRSGSGSNILKTPKNDAVFIYTDPLTHCPPPAEVLCSPSVPKPSDKTTTSDTAPTTEDTAVDTSSGLGDITFKSFICAGGEVEVSEPSRVVDETIWLPKNQLNISTLPGYDDENTCLSDSMATQCCDNHVDHVYCDLESDLATTEADLSFNGGSNASLSVPQFTDLAHITETVTGGQGDVTFKSFICTGGEVELSEASRVELETILLPKDQPANHHQPYNDSICQSVIVDDLGMQSIDDHTDHLYCNMASSAHLSFKEPTHCSLQSSTLKSIEMVHTNEESASVQNATGGQVEVSESTRASNDTILLPENQTVTSHLPYNDRVNPSIIEEQSSDHAKHPYSHVESEGAVLEADTAAISEPSMGNASLRSLKDLGDVAGQHFPEGPKQGSSLHDGDSAVVPSIQLESDCSHCNEFGASARSSTPVDEDNPSIVSHSHSHGSMQESSGARDSALGSSSNAPLLSNTTDEASSENIADVLTELPKIPSVARWAGDGDALQFETFSPVLSTTPMTRRGGIQKSPFAQMEDSALENGRGCVLNSAEGSFVVPANPDSRLWAAVLESPMPLPKFNSTAVGAASIRKPPPSPDPVTETVETRPEVDVPHVKSQPKVEKVEMGLFDHLPRLVCEEPFQQQLIQMAQFLILASGKMDPVSNPALAPTPAPAPPVVGTTAGSTAVECHSMCVGTTPVRQADCSANTSGQFERKREFSVSDACTSTETLLWNLAPGSLCGVPRQELEQRLTSTLIMVEALVQQLCTARVQGHSRGPGPSELRDKLVQTDHTELSQTVTYKDLYVTALERIKELELDQTTLQNLLHSMQDTRSTMTALSGDTEDALSSMRQIRDLVKEDQQSLDTQYGQMKSLYEKCKETQGRMVQKVRDTLQQSEDMRRRMEEAFTAKDAAFSVTEQLRAHCAVRISELEESVGSHQELMAALNKTYPEQVALSKAYVESLDSASELLRGTMSDHDSLHQELKTARRLLQRTTPILVKLNEKAANAIGERDQHLSERDQAVEEREQIQEELDQTNMSLQDARQEIGDLNLQATIINSELGVLRQKLSEGEEERAQLERKVTELSATVSSTLASYAFLEQALAAESTKLQQSWQEVQQATDRANQ; this is encoded by the exons ATGTCCACGAGAAGATCGCATACATTTGGAGAGACCATG CCTTCAACAAGATCTGGAGAACGCACCCCATTGAAGTGTGTCCAGAATGAAATGCGCCATCTCTCAACCCCATCTTCTAGACTCAAATCTAGATCAGGGTCGGGCAGCAATATTCTCAAAACACCTAAG AATGATGCTGTGTTTATCTACACAGACCCGTTAACACATTGCCCTCCACCAGCTGAGGTCCTATGCTCTCCTAGTGTTCCAAAGCCCAGTGATAAAACTACTACCAGTGATACAGCTCCTACCACTGAGGACACAGCTGTTGATACAAGCAGTGGACTTGGAGACATTACCTTCAAGTCCTTCATCTGTGCTGGGGGTGAGGTTGAGGTTTCAGAGCCCTCAAGGGTTGTAGACGAAACCATCTGGCTACCCAAGAATCAACTGAACATCTCTACTCTTCCTGGCTATGATGATGAAAACACATGTCTCTCTGACAGTATGGCTACTCAATGCTGCGACAACCATGTGGATCACGTCTATTGTGATTTGGAAAGCGATTTGGCCACAACTGAAGCTGACCTGTCCTTTAATGGGGGTTCAAACGCCAGTCTTAGTGTTCCACAGTTCACCGATCTAGCCCACATCACTGAGACTGTTACTGGCGGACAGGGAGATGTAACGTTTAAATCTTTCATCTGCACCGGAGGGGAGGTGGAACTTTCCGAGGCTTCCAGGGTGGAACTTGAGACTATACTCCTACCAAAGGATCAGCCCGCAAACCACCATCAGCCATACAACGACAGTATATGTCAAAGTGTTATAGTAGATGACTTGGGCATGCAGTCCATCGATGACCACACAGATCATCTCTATTGTAATATGGCCTCTAGTGCGCACCTTTCCTTCAAAGAACCTACACATTGTAGTCTTCAAAGTAGTACTTTGAAATCCATAGAGATGGTCCATACCAATGAAGAGTCAGCTAGTGTTCAAAATGCCACTGGCGGACAGGTTGAAGTCTCAGAGTCCACCAGAGCGTCCAACGACACTATCCTCCTACCTGAGAATCAGACTGTGACCAGTCATCTACCGTACAACGACAGGGTCAACCCAAGCATCATAGAGGAGCAGTCCTCCGATCATGCAAAACACCCTTATAGCCATGTGGAAAGTGAAGGTGCCGTGTTGGAAGCAGACACCGCTGCCATCAGTGAGCCCTCAATGGGAAATGCATCCTTAAGGTCATTGAAGGACCTGGGTGATGTCGCCGGTCAGCATTTCCCTGAAGGCCCCAAACAGGGTTCTTCTCTCCATGATGGAGACAGCGCCGTGGTTCCATCTATACAGTTGGAATCTGACTGCTCCCATTGCAATGAGTTTGGAGCCTCGGCCAGGAGCTCCACACCTGTAGATGAGGACAACCCATCGATAGTCTCTCACTCCCATTCTCATGGTTCAATGCAGGAGTCCAGTGGGGCCAGAGACAGCGCGCTGGGTTCAAGCAGTAACGCTCCTCTTCTCTCCAACACTACAGACGAAGCGAGCTCTGAGAACATTGCTGACGTGTTGACTGAACTACCCAAGATCCCCTCTGTAGCGAGGTGGGCCGGCGATGGTGATGCTTTACAGTTTGAGACCTTCAGCCCTGTTCTTAGCACTACCCCCATGACCAGAAGAGGGGGCATTCAGAAATCGCCTTTCGCCCAAATGGAGGATTCCGCTCTGGAAAACGGCAGGGGCTGTGTCCTCAACTCTGCTGAGGGTAGCTTCGTTGTCCCGGCCAACCCAGACAGCCGACTCTGGGCGGCCGTCCTGGAGAGCCCCATGCCTCTACCCAAGTTCAACTCGACGGCAGTGGGTGCAGCATCGATCCGCAAGCCCCCTCCTTCTCCAGACCCAGTCACAGAGACTGTGGAGACGAGGCCAGAAGTGGATGTACCTCATGTAAAATCCCAACCCAAGGTGGAGAAAGTAGAGATGGGTCTTTTTGATCATTTACCAAGGTTGGTTTGTGAGGAGCCCTTTCAGCAGCAACTCATCCAGATGGCCCAATTCCTAATCCTGGCATCGGGCAAGATGGACCCTGTTAGCAACCCTGCCCTAGCCCCTACACCTGCTCCCGCCCCTCCTGTAGTGGGAACTACAGCGGGGTCCACGGCTGTAGAGTGCCACAGCATGTGTGTTGGCACCACTCCAGTGAGGCAGGCAGACTGCAGTGCCAACACCTCTGGTCAGTTTGAGAGGAAGAGGGAGTTCTCTGTGTCTGACGCCTGTACTAGCACCGAGACTCTGCTCTGGAA tctGGCCCCTGGGAGCCTGTGTGGGGTCCCCAGACAGGAGCTGGAGCAGAGGCTGACCTCCACTCTCATCATGGTGGAGGCCCTGGTGCAGCAGCTGTGCACAGCCAGGGTTCAGGGCCACTCTAGGGGCCCCGGGCCCTCAGAACTCAGGGACAAGCTGGTCCAGACCGACCACACTGAACTCAGCCAGACAGTAACCTACAAAGACCTCTATGTGACGGCCCTGGAGAGGATCAAGGAGCTAGAACTGGACCAGACCACTCTACAGAACCTGCTCCATAGCATGCAGGACACCAGGAGCACCATGACAGCCCTGAGTGGAGACACTGAGGATGCTCTCAGCAGCATGAGGCAGATAAGAGACCTGGTTAAAGAGGACCAGCAGAGCCTGGATACACAGTATGGTCAGATGAAGTCCCTTTATGAGAAGTGCAAGGAGACCCAGGGCAGGATGGTGCAGAAGGTCCGAGACACCCTGCAGCAGAGTGAGGACATGAGGAGACGGATGGAGGAGGCTTTCACCGCCAAGGACGCAGCCTTCAGTGTGACCGAGCAGCTGAGGGCTCACTGTGCCGTGCGTATCTCTGAGCTGGAGGAGAGTGTGGGATCTCACCAGGAGCTGATGGCTGCCCTGAACAAGACCTACCCAGAACAG GTTGCATTGAGCAAGGCCTACGTGGAATCCCTCGACTCTGCATCTGAGCTCTTGAGAGGAACCATGAGCGATCACGACAGTCTGCATCAAGAG CTGAAAACAGCCAGGCGTCTCCTCCAGAGGACAACTCCTATACTGGTGAAGCTGAATGAGAAGGCAGCCAACGCTATAGGCGAGAGAGACCAGCACCTCTCGGAGAGAGACCaagctgtggaggagagagagcag ATCCAAGAGGAactggaccaaaccaacatgAGTCTCCAAGATGCCAGACAGGAGATTGGGGACTTGAATCTCCAGGCCACCATCATCAATTCAG agtTGGGTGTTCTGCGTCAGAAGCTGAGTGAGGGAGAAGAGGAGCGAGCTCAGCTGGAGAGGAAGGTCACGGAGCTGTCTGCCACCGTCTCCTCTACCCTGGCCTCCTATGCCTTCCTAGAGCAGGCCCTGGCTGCAGAGTCCACCAA GTTGCAGCAGTCATGGCAAGAAGTCCAGCAAGCTACCGACAGGGCCAACCAGTAA